One segment of Curtobacterium sp. MR_MD2014 DNA contains the following:
- a CDS encoding stealth conserved region 3 domain-containing protein, with protein sequence MSHETEPATESPLLNPRPSSGGLDRPDVVVRKGRLTLVNGHLTPQQSMIEDLLFLDDALTAGDVDHLLIRGNDRRPVVAVDERDRQRAESAIMAAAVNEPFYAKPPGQPAVLVLDDGLGSVDEPVLRLFRPRLEPMGRLRYGAETSVQLEFWRVTDTEVLAPVENALMRRSLPVEEFELVDIERYGRTWRTVEHMFDDHVSDIRFPIDIVFSWVDGNAIEYQRARQAAQANAVLGEGDDAPARFRQIDELKYALRSVHTFAPWIRQIYIATDSPAPAWLADHPKVRIVRSEEFFADPSVLPTHNSQAVESQLHHIPGISEHFIYSNDDMFFGRMVEPSVFFSPGSVSKFILATTRIGLGTNNPARSGFENSARVNRRLLQQRFGAVTTRHLEHAPTPLRASIMTEMEHEFADEFRATMASRFRAAENISVTNSLYHYYALLTGRAIVQENAPVRYVDTTMQSGLKALEDLLKKRNVDFFCLNDGSFPEVSDDERTRRVTDFLEKYFPFPAPWEQDAQ encoded by the coding sequence ATGAGCCACGAGACCGAGCCGGCGACCGAGAGTCCTCTGCTGAACCCTCGACCGTCCTCCGGCGGTCTCGACCGACCTGACGTCGTCGTCCGCAAGGGACGCCTGACCCTGGTCAACGGGCACCTGACGCCCCAGCAGTCGATGATCGAGGACCTGTTGTTCCTCGACGACGCGCTCACCGCCGGCGACGTCGACCACCTGCTCATCCGCGGCAACGACCGACGTCCGGTCGTCGCGGTCGACGAGCGCGACCGGCAGCGTGCCGAGAGCGCGATCATGGCCGCCGCGGTCAACGAGCCGTTCTACGCGAAGCCGCCGGGACAGCCCGCCGTGCTCGTGCTCGACGATGGTCTCGGATCGGTGGACGAGCCGGTGCTCCGGCTCTTCCGACCCCGGCTCGAGCCGATGGGACGCCTCCGCTACGGCGCCGAGACGAGCGTGCAGCTCGAGTTCTGGCGCGTGACCGACACCGAGGTGCTCGCCCCCGTCGAGAACGCCCTGATGCGCCGCAGTCTCCCCGTCGAGGAGTTCGAGCTCGTCGACATCGAACGCTACGGCCGCACCTGGCGCACCGTCGAGCACATGTTCGACGACCACGTGTCGGACATCCGGTTCCCGATCGACATCGTCTTCTCGTGGGTCGACGGCAACGCGATCGAGTACCAGCGGGCACGTCAGGCCGCGCAGGCGAACGCCGTGCTGGGGGAGGGCGACGACGCTCCGGCGCGCTTCCGACAGATCGACGAGCTGAAGTACGCGCTGCGCTCCGTCCACACCTTCGCGCCGTGGATCCGCCAGATCTACATCGCCACGGACTCGCCGGCGCCCGCGTGGCTCGCCGACCACCCGAAGGTCCGGATCGTCCGGAGCGAGGAGTTCTTCGCAGACCCCTCGGTGCTCCCGACGCACAACTCGCAGGCCGTCGAGTCGCAGCTGCACCACATCCCGGGCATCAGCGAGCACTTCATCTACTCGAACGACGACATGTTCTTCGGGCGGATGGTCGAGCCCTCGGTGTTCTTCAGCCCGGGGTCGGTGTCGAAGTTCATCCTCGCGACCACCCGCATCGGGCTCGGGACGAACAACCCGGCACGGAGCGGGTTCGAGAACTCCGCCCGCGTCAACCGTCGCCTGCTGCAGCAGCGCTTCGGCGCGGTGACCACACGGCACCTCGAGCACGCGCCCACACCGCTGCGCGCCTCGATCATGACCGAGATGGAGCACGAGTTCGCAGACGAGTTCCGCGCGACGATGGCATCGCGGTTCCGCGCGGCCGAGAACATCTCCGTGACGAACTCCCTGTACCACTACTACGCGCTGCTCACCGGTCGGGCGATCGTGCAGGAGAACGCTCCGGTGCGCTACGTCGACACGACCATGCAGTCCGGGCTGAAGGCGCTGGAGGACCTGCTCAAGAAGCGGAACGTCGACTTCTTCTGCCTGAACGACGGGAGCTTCCCGGAGGTCTCCGACGACGAGCGCACCCGGCGCGTGACGGACTTCCTGGAGAAGTACTTCCCGTTCCCGGCGCCGTGGGAGCAGGACGCGCAGTAG
- the trpD gene encoding anthranilate phosphoribosyltransferase, whose translation MSHALSWPAVISALMAHEDLSIRQSTWAMEEIVQGRATAAQIAAFAVALRAKGETVDEVVGFRDAILDAAVPLDVDPMALDIVGTGGDVVGTVNVSTMAAIVIAAAGVPVVKHGNRASSSKSGSSDVLAALGLDLTMDAARVADTFRRVGLTFAFASAFHPGFAHAAPVRREIGVPTVFNFLGPLVNPARCEANAVGVAQLELVPIITGVFQTRGATALVFRGDDGLDELTTTGHSHIWEVTGGRVTEHDLDPRDLGIARARTEDLLGGDPEHNAAVVHRVLAGETGPVRDIVLLNAAAGLVSFRLAEDPEQADRPILQRFREQLAVAAEAVDSGAAARKLADWVGAAPAA comes from the coding sequence ATGTCCCACGCACTCTCCTGGCCTGCAGTGATCAGCGCGCTCATGGCGCACGAGGACCTCTCGATCAGGCAGTCCACGTGGGCCATGGAGGAGATCGTCCAGGGACGTGCGACCGCCGCACAGATCGCGGCCTTCGCGGTCGCGCTCCGCGCCAAGGGGGAGACCGTCGACGAGGTCGTGGGCTTCCGCGACGCCATCCTCGACGCCGCCGTCCCGCTGGACGTCGACCCGATGGCGCTCGACATCGTGGGCACCGGCGGCGACGTCGTCGGCACCGTCAACGTCTCGACGATGGCCGCGATCGTCATCGCGGCCGCGGGCGTGCCGGTCGTCAAGCACGGCAACCGCGCGAGCTCGTCGAAGTCCGGCTCGAGCGACGTGCTCGCCGCGCTCGGACTCGACCTCACGATGGACGCCGCGCGTGTCGCGGACACCTTCCGGCGTGTCGGTCTGACGTTCGCGTTCGCGAGCGCGTTCCACCCCGGCTTCGCGCACGCGGCACCGGTGCGGCGCGAGATCGGGGTGCCGACGGTCTTCAACTTCCTCGGCCCGCTGGTGAACCCGGCACGGTGCGAGGCGAACGCCGTGGGCGTCGCACAGCTCGAGCTCGTCCCGATCATCACGGGCGTCTTCCAGACCCGTGGCGCGACGGCGCTCGTGTTCCGCGGCGACGACGGCCTCGACGAGCTGACCACGACGGGCCACTCCCACATCTGGGAGGTCACGGGCGGCCGCGTCACCGAGCACGACCTCGACCCGCGCGACCTCGGGATCGCCCGCGCGCGCACCGAGGACCTGCTCGGCGGCGACCCGGAGCACAACGCCGCCGTCGTGCACCGCGTGCTCGCGGGGGAGACCGGTCCGGTCCGCGACATCGTGCTGCTCAACGCCGCCGCCGGCCTGGTGTCCTTCCGCCTCGCCGAGGACCCCGAGCAGGCGGACCGACCGATCCTGCAGCGCTTCCGCGAGCAGCTCGCCGTCGCAGCCGAGGCCGTCGACTCCGGCGCCGCCGCGCGGAAGCTCGCCGACTGGGTCGGCGCCGCGCCGGCGGCCTGA
- the qcrB gene encoding cytochrome bc1 complex cytochrome b subunit — MTSTTTTSAPATATRPEPTRGSRLIGATANYIDERTSISGLVKEVGRKIFPDHWSFMLGEVALYSFVVVLLSGTFLTFFFQASMTEVVYNGSYVPLKGVEMSTALQSTLNISFDIRGGLFVRQIHHWAALLFVASVMLHMARVFFTGAFRKPRELNWVFGFVLWVLAMAEGFTGYSLPDDLLSGNGLRIIVGMIEGVPVIGVWIAYLLFGGEFPGTDIVGRLYTLHILLLPAILVAVLGVHLVLVVINKHTQFAGPGKTNENVVGVPILPAFAAKAGGFFFIVAGILALIASLFTINPIWNYGPYDPSPVSAGTQPDWYIGFADGALRLVPPHWEVVWFGYTVSFNILVPIAVLMALIIAMFAYPFLEAWVTGDKREHHLADRPRNAPTRTAFGAAGITLYASLWAAASSDIIATHFMVSIEHVIHVIQATTVLGPFVAFWITKRVCLALQKKDREIVLHGYESGRIVRLPHGEYIEVHEQLDEYERWKLLQFNEYKPLMVRPDAKGRITGVQKVRANLSRFFFEDRIAPVTKAELEAAHAAHHGPELEGDHQAQAPALGAGNH, encoded by the coding sequence ATGACCAGCACCACCACCACGAGCGCGCCGGCCACGGCCACACGGCCCGAGCCGACGCGCGGGTCCCGACTCATCGGGGCCACCGCCAACTACATCGACGAGCGCACGAGCATCTCGGGCCTGGTGAAGGAGGTCGGGCGCAAGATCTTCCCCGACCACTGGAGCTTCATGCTCGGCGAGGTCGCGCTGTACAGCTTCGTCGTCGTCCTGCTGTCGGGGACCTTCCTGACGTTCTTCTTCCAGGCGTCGATGACCGAGGTCGTCTACAACGGCTCGTACGTCCCGCTCAAGGGCGTCGAGATGTCGACCGCGCTGCAGTCCACCCTGAACATCTCGTTCGACATCCGCGGTGGTCTGTTCGTCCGACAGATCCACCACTGGGCCGCCCTGCTGTTCGTCGCCTCGGTGATGCTGCACATGGCCCGCGTGTTCTTCACCGGTGCCTTCCGCAAGCCGCGTGAGCTCAACTGGGTCTTCGGCTTCGTGCTCTGGGTCCTGGCCATGGCCGAGGGCTTCACCGGCTACTCGCTCCCCGACGACCTGCTCTCCGGCAACGGCCTGCGCATCATCGTCGGCATGATCGAGGGCGTCCCGGTGATCGGCGTGTGGATCGCCTACCTGCTGTTCGGTGGCGAGTTCCCGGGCACCGACATCGTCGGCCGCCTCTACACGCTGCACATCCTGCTGCTCCCGGCGATCCTCGTCGCGGTGCTCGGTGTCCACCTCGTGCTCGTCGTCATCAACAAGCACACGCAGTTCGCGGGCCCCGGCAAGACCAACGAGAACGTCGTCGGCGTCCCGATCCTCCCGGCGTTCGCCGCGAAGGCCGGTGGCTTCTTCTTCATCGTCGCGGGCATCCTCGCCCTCATCGCGTCGCTGTTCACGATCAACCCGATCTGGAACTACGGCCCGTACGACCCCTCCCCCGTGTCCGCCGGTACCCAGCCCGACTGGTACATCGGCTTCGCGGACGGTGCGCTCCGTCTGGTGCCGCCGCACTGGGAGGTCGTGTGGTTCGGCTACACGGTGTCGTTCAACATCCTCGTCCCGATCGCCGTCCTCATGGCGCTCATCATCGCGATGTTCGCCTACCCGTTCCTCGAGGCGTGGGTCACGGGCGACAAGCGTGAGCACCACCTGGCCGACCGTCCGCGCAACGCTCCGACCCGTACCGCCTTCGGTGCCGCGGGCATCACGCTCTACGCGTCGCTCTGGGCCGCTGCCTCGTCGGACATCATCGCGACGCACTTCATGGTGTCGATCGAGCACGTGATCCACGTCATCCAGGCCACGACGGTCCTCGGTCCGTTCGTCGCCTTCTGGATCACGAAGCGGGTCTGCCTGGCGCTGCAGAAGAAGGACCGCGAGATCGTCCTGCACGGCTACGAGTCGGGTCGCATCGTCCGGCTCCCGCACGGCGAGTACATCGAGGTGCACGAGCAGCTCGACGAGTACGAGCGCTGGAAGCTCCTGCAGTTCAACGAGTACAAGCCGCTCATGGTCCGTCCGGACGCCAAGGGTCGGATCACCGGTGTGCAGAAGGTCCGTGCGAACCTGTCCCGCTTCTTCTTCGAGGACCGCATCGCGCCGGTCACGAAGGCCGAGCTCGAGGCAGCGCACGCCGCGCACCACGGCCCGGAGCTGGAGGGCGACCACCAGGCCCAGGCTCCCGCGCTGGGCGCAGGCAACCACTAG
- the ctaE gene encoding aa3-type cytochrome oxidase subunit III: protein MEDVTSTPLSRSASGPVLNRPNAVAVGTIVWLGSEVMFFAGLFAIYFTLRSTSPELWATETAKLEVPFASVNTIILVLSSFACQFAVFAAERFQVHRTSWNPKDWGMTEWFFVTYCMGAIFVCGQIFEYANLWHEGVTLSSSAYGSAFYMTTGFHGLHVTGGLIAFLLTLGRGFAAKNFGHKEATTAIVVSYYWHFVDVVWIGLFAVIYLLK from the coding sequence ATGGAGGACGTGACTAGCACCCCTCTCTCCAGATCCGCCAGCGGTCCGGTCCTGAACAGGCCGAACGCCGTTGCCGTGGGGACGATCGTGTGGCTGGGCAGCGAGGTCATGTTCTTCGCCGGCCTGTTCGCGATCTACTTCACCCTGCGCAGCACCTCGCCCGAGCTCTGGGCGACCGAGACCGCCAAGCTCGAGGTGCCGTTCGCCTCGGTGAACACGATCATCCTGGTGCTGTCCAGCTTCGCCTGCCAGTTCGCGGTGTTCGCCGCGGAGCGCTTCCAGGTGCACCGCACGAGCTGGAACCCGAAGGACTGGGGCATGACGGAGTGGTTCTTCGTCACGTACTGCATGGGCGCGATCTTCGTCTGCGGCCAGATCTTCGAGTACGCGAACCTCTGGCACGAGGGCGTGACGCTCTCGTCGAGCGCCTACGGCTCCGCGTTCTACATGACCACCGGCTTCCACGGCCTGCACGTCACGGGTGGTCTCATCGCCTTCCTCCTGACCCTCGGCCGCGGCTTCGCCGCCAAGAACTTCGGGCACAAGGAGGCGACCACCGCGATCGTCGTGTCGTACTACTGGCACTTCGTCGACGTGGTCTGGATCGGCCTCTTCGCTGTCATCTACCTTCTCAAGTAG
- the glpK gene encoding glycerol kinase GlpK yields the protein MADYIVAIDQGTTSTRAIVFDHSGSIKSVGQKEHEQIFPRAGWVEHDPAEIWDNTREVIGQALSRADITRHDVAAVGITNQRETAVVWDKNTGKAVYNAIVWQDTRTQSIVDELADGDTDRYKAIVGLPLATYFAGTKIAWILDNVEGAREKAEAGDLLFGTTDTWVLWNLTGGTDGGVHKTDVTNASRTLFMDLETLQWRDDILADFGVPKSMLPEIVSSSEVYGHVESSSLLREVPIAGILGDQQAATFGQAAFDQGESKNTYGTGNFLIFNTGTEIVRSENGLLTTVGYKLGDQETHYALEGSIAVTGSLIQWLRDNLGIIGSAPEVEALAKTVEDNGGVYFVPAFSGLFAPYWRPDARGALVGLTRYVNKGHIARAALEATALQTREVLDAVNADSGVDLTELKVDGGMTANDALMQFQADILNVPVVRPVVAETTALGAAYAAGLAVGFWANLDELRANWQEDRRWEPQLDDAERDRQLRLWKKAVTKTFDWVDEDVR from the coding sequence ATGGCCGACTACATCGTCGCCATCGACCAGGGCACGACCTCGACGCGCGCCATCGTCTTCGACCACTCCGGCTCGATCAAGTCGGTCGGCCAGAAGGAGCACGAGCAGATCTTCCCGCGTGCCGGTTGGGTCGAGCACGACCCGGCGGAGATCTGGGACAACACCCGTGAGGTCATCGGCCAGGCCCTGTCCCGCGCCGACATCACCCGCCACGACGTCGCGGCGGTCGGCATCACCAACCAGCGCGAGACCGCCGTGGTCTGGGACAAGAACACCGGCAAGGCCGTCTACAACGCCATCGTCTGGCAGGACACCCGCACGCAGTCGATCGTCGACGAGCTCGCCGACGGTGACACCGACCGCTACAAGGCGATCGTCGGCCTGCCCCTCGCCACGTACTTCGCCGGCACCAAGATCGCCTGGATCCTCGACAACGTCGAGGGTGCGCGCGAGAAGGCCGAGGCGGGCGACCTGCTCTTCGGCACCACCGACACCTGGGTCCTCTGGAACCTGACGGGTGGCACCGACGGCGGCGTCCACAAGACCGACGTCACGAACGCGTCCCGCACGCTGTTCATGGACCTCGAGACGCTCCAGTGGCGCGACGACATCCTGGCCGACTTCGGGGTGCCGAAGTCGATGCTCCCGGAGATCGTCAGCTCCTCCGAGGTCTACGGCCACGTCGAGTCCTCGAGCCTGCTGCGCGAGGTCCCGATCGCCGGCATCCTCGGCGACCAGCAGGCCGCGACCTTCGGTCAGGCCGCGTTCGACCAGGGCGAGTCGAAGAACACCTACGGCACCGGAAACTTCCTCATCTTCAACACGGGCACGGAGATCGTCCGGTCGGAGAACGGGCTGCTCACCACGGTCGGCTACAAGCTCGGCGACCAGGAGACGCACTACGCCCTCGAGGGGTCGATCGCCGTCACGGGCTCGCTCATCCAGTGGCTCCGCGACAACCTCGGCATCATCGGCAGCGCCCCGGAGGTCGAGGCCCTCGCCAAGACCGTCGAGGACAACGGCGGCGTGTACTTCGTCCCGGCGTTCTCGGGCCTGTTCGCGCCGTACTGGCGACCGGATGCCCGCGGTGCCCTGGTCGGCCTGACCCGCTACGTCAACAAGGGGCACATCGCCCGTGCCGCCCTCGAGGCGACGGCGCTGCAGACCCGCGAGGTCCTCGACGCCGTCAACGCGGACTCCGGCGTGGACCTGACCGAGCTCAAGGTCGACGGTGGCATGACGGCCAACGACGCGCTCATGCAGTTCCAGGCGGACATCCTCAACGTGCCGGTCGTCCGTCCGGTCGTCGCGGAGACCACCGCCCTCGGAGCCGCGTACGCCGCCGGTCTGGCCGTCGGGTTCTGGGCGAACCTCGACGAGCTCCGCGCCAACTGGCAGGAGGACCGGCGCTGGGAACCGCAGCTCGACGACGCCGAGCGCGACCGCCAGCTCCGCCTGTGGAAGAAGGCCGTCACGAAGACCTTCGACTGGGTCGACGAGGACGTGCGCTGA
- the qcrC gene encoding cytochrome bc1 complex diheme cytochrome c subunit encodes MFTRSKSKKGRRSPMATVSLIVVGLMTTGGAYALFSSTANADDSTTSAVSSQSKVNEGEKLFASNCATCHGLDAQGTGEGPSLIGVGAASVDFQVGTGRMPMAAQGPQAEEKPAQFTDEQIDAMGAYVASLGPGPSIPSSELTNGGGDAAEGAELFRINCAMCHNVAGAGGALTEGKYAPNLQSVSGKHIYEAMVTGPQNMPVFNDLNLTPEQKADIITYLKYVQDNKSPGGFALGSLGPVAEGLFIWIFGLGAVVAMTVWLTAKSN; translated from the coding sequence ATGTTCACCAGAAGCAAGTCCAAGAAGGGCCGCCGTTCCCCGATGGCGACCGTCTCGCTCATCGTCGTCGGTCTCATGACCACCGGCGGTGCGTACGCGCTGTTCAGCTCGACGGCCAACGCCGACGACAGCACCACCTCCGCGGTGTCCAGCCAGTCCAAGGTCAACGAGGGCGAGAAGCTCTTCGCCTCGAACTGCGCCACCTGCCACGGTCTCGACGCGCAGGGCACCGGCGAGGGTCCGTCCCTCATCGGTGTCGGCGCCGCGTCGGTCGACTTCCAGGTCGGGACCGGTCGCATGCCGATGGCCGCGCAGGGCCCCCAGGCCGAGGAGAAGCCCGCCCAGTTCACGGACGAGCAGATCGACGCCATGGGCGCCTACGTCGCGTCGCTCGGCCCCGGCCCGTCGATCCCCTCCTCCGAGCTCACGAACGGTGGCGGCGACGCTGCCGAGGGTGCCGAGCTCTTCCGCATCAACTGCGCGATGTGCCACAACGTGGCCGGTGCCGGTGGTGCGCTGACCGAGGGCAAGTACGCCCCGAACCTGCAGTCGGTCTCCGGCAAGCACATCTACGAGGCCATGGTCACGGGCCCGCAGAACATGCCGGTCTTCAACGACCTCAACCTGACGCCGGAGCAGAAGGCCGACATCATCACGTACCTCAAGTACGTGCAGGACAACAAGTCGCCGGGCGGGTTCGCCCTCGGCTCCCTCGGCCCGGTGGCAGAGGGTCTGTTCATCTGGATCTTCGGACTCGGCGCGGTCGTCGCGATGACCGTCTGGCTGACCGCGAAGTCCAACTGA
- a CDS encoding GDSL-type esterase/lipase family protein: MTTEHPTVLFLGDSITEQGSWDQWLPGERTSNQGVGGDTTDGVLARLDAVIVEQPEVIVLLIGTNDFGNHRSSVEHVVRGVESILVTLRRELPGVRLLLVSILPRQADWCAKIEEANRHLRQFVATCHAQYLDLWPALAEDDHLADRYTEDGLHLTADGYRAVVDELVPALERVRGLPPMSRPIQAIDLEEAGA, from the coding sequence ATGACCACCGAACACCCCACCGTCCTGTTCCTGGGCGACAGCATCACCGAGCAGGGTTCCTGGGACCAGTGGCTCCCGGGCGAGCGCACGAGCAACCAGGGCGTCGGCGGCGACACCACCGACGGGGTGCTCGCGCGACTCGACGCCGTGATCGTCGAGCAGCCCGAGGTGATCGTGCTGCTCATCGGGACGAACGACTTCGGGAACCACCGGTCGAGCGTCGAGCACGTCGTCCGCGGCGTCGAGTCGATCCTGGTGACGCTCCGCCGCGAGCTCCCCGGCGTCCGTCTGCTGCTCGTGTCGATCCTGCCCCGCCAGGCCGACTGGTGCGCCAAGATCGAGGAGGCGAACCGGCACCTCCGTCAGTTCGTCGCCACCTGCCACGCCCAGTACCTCGACCTCTGGCCGGCCCTCGCGGAGGACGACCACCTCGCCGACCGCTACACCGAGGACGGCCTGCACCTCACCGCCGACGGCTACCGCGCGGTCGTCGACGAGCTCGTCCCGGCGCTCGAGCGCGTCCGCGGGCTGCCGCCGATGTCCCGTCCGATCCAGGCGATCGACCTCGAGGAGGCCGGCGCCTGA
- a CDS encoding phosphodiesterase, whose product MDSRTAEHPRPNHFLLHLSDTHLVAGDGALYGDVDSAARLSAIVADIEASGTHPEAIVVTGDVADKGEAGAYVRIRDIVEPAARRIGAQVIWAMGNHDERGAFRQELFGLQPTDRPVDFVYDVNGLRVITLDTSVPGAHHGEVSPAQLDWLAEVLSEAAPHGTILAMHHPPVPSVQDLAVLVELRDQAALAEVVEGSDVISIIAGHLHYSTSAVFAGVPVSVASATCYTQDLTEYQGGTRGQDGAQSFNLVHVYGNNVVHSVVPIGHYSTVGEPVSSEQTEARLAAAGITIAPAVEPAPVTSSIPVFTLDTVPTSPVRR is encoded by the coding sequence ATGGACAGCCGGACGGCCGAACACCCCAGGCCGAACCACTTCCTCCTCCACCTCAGCGACACCCACCTCGTGGCGGGTGACGGCGCGCTCTACGGCGACGTCGACTCCGCAGCACGGCTCTCGGCGATCGTCGCCGACATCGAGGCCTCCGGCACCCACCCGGAGGCCATCGTCGTCACCGGCGACGTCGCCGACAAGGGCGAAGCCGGTGCCTACGTCCGGATCCGCGACATCGTCGAGCCGGCTGCCCGCCGGATCGGCGCGCAGGTCATCTGGGCCATGGGGAACCACGACGAGCGCGGGGCCTTCCGCCAGGAGCTCTTCGGGCTGCAGCCGACCGATCGTCCGGTCGACTTCGTCTACGACGTGAACGGCCTCCGCGTGATCACCCTCGACACGAGCGTGCCGGGGGCACACCACGGCGAGGTCTCCCCCGCGCAGCTCGACTGGCTCGCCGAGGTGCTGTCCGAGGCGGCGCCGCACGGCACGATCCTCGCCATGCACCACCCGCCCGTGCCGAGCGTGCAGGACCTCGCCGTCCTCGTCGAACTGCGCGACCAGGCGGCCCTCGCGGAGGTGGTCGAGGGGTCGGACGTCATCTCGATCATCGCCGGACACCTGCACTACTCGACGAGCGCCGTGTTCGCGGGCGTGCCCGTGTCCGTCGCGAGTGCCACCTGCTACACGCAGGACCTCACCGAGTACCAGGGCGGCACCCGGGGGCAGGACGGCGCGCAGTCGTTCAACCTCGTCCACGTGTACGGGAACAACGTCGTGCACTCGGTGGTGCCGATCGGCCACTACTCCACGGTCGGCGAACCGGTGTCGTCGGAGCAGACGGAGGCACGCCTCGCGGCGGCCGGCATCACCATCGCACCGGCCGTCGAGCCGGCGCCCGTCACCTCGAGCATCCCGGTGTTCACCCTCGACACGGTGCCCACCTCCCCCGTCCGCCGCTGA
- a CDS encoding DUF6804 family protein, which translates to MARKGRPPAGSSLQGVPTHRPDERPATTAASADGMPPFTRPALAPSLLAAVVLIAFVAVLDSSGFVFVRWGVTVLALIVLVFAVRGRSWWAVALTAAIAVCWNPVVIVPIPGQVWAGLQLVAAAAFILTGIAVKVPRETDSGRASRP; encoded by the coding sequence ATGGCACGGAAGGGTCGGCCCCCCGCAGGCTCGTCGCTGCAGGGGGTGCCGACGCACCGCCCCGACGAGCGCCCGGCGACCACCGCGGCGTCGGCCGACGGGATGCCGCCCTTCACGCGCCCGGCACTCGCGCCGTCGCTGCTCGCCGCGGTCGTCCTCATCGCCTTCGTCGCGGTCCTCGACTCCTCGGGCTTCGTCTTCGTCCGGTGGGGCGTGACGGTGCTCGCGCTGATCGTGCTCGTCTTCGCCGTCCGGGGCCGCTCCTGGTGGGCCGTCGCGCTCACGGCCGCGATCGCGGTGTGTTGGAACCCCGTCGTGATCGTGCCGATCCCCGGCCAGGTCTGGGCGGGCCTCCAGCTCGTCGCTGCCGCGGCCTTCATCCTGACCGGCATCGCCGTCAAGGTGCCGCGCGAGACGGACTCGGGGCGCGCCTCCCGACCGTGA
- the qcrA gene encoding cytochrome bc1 complex Rieske iron-sulfur subunit, which translates to MAEHDDEAVNSSSAVEKHGATSTSAGIAVVPADPFENPGEPPHRARRTDVDPKKQRLAERQVATFFYLSIVGSVLAIAAYIAFPIDPEDFGTVRAGNLWLGLAIALALLALGLGAVYWSKSLVVDREITELRHSTRGTDATRAKAVEAFQLADKESGFSRRKLIRNSMIGALVAFPLPGVVLVRDFAPAEDPNELLRHTFWKSGMRLTKDPTGLPIKASDVTIGSVFHVIPDGMLDSEHMLEEKAKASVLLMRLDPKDLNPSAGHEDWGYDGIVAYSKICTHVGCPVALYEQQTHHLLCPCHQSTFDVSNNCEVIFGPAARPLPQLPIAIDDDGYLVAQSDFHEPVGPSFWERER; encoded by the coding sequence ATGGCAGAGCACGACGACGAGGCAGTGAACTCGTCCTCGGCTGTCGAGAAGCACGGCGCGACCAGCACGTCGGCCGGGATCGCGGTCGTCCCCGCGGACCCGTTCGAGAACCCGGGTGAGCCGCCGCACCGCGCGCGCCGCACCGATGTCGACCCGAAGAAGCAGCGTCTGGCCGAGCGTCAGGTCGCCACGTTCTTCTACCTGTCCATCGTGGGCAGCGTCCTCGCGATCGCCGCGTACATCGCCTTCCCGATCGACCCCGAGGACTTCGGCACGGTCCGTGCCGGCAACCTCTGGCTCGGTCTGGCGATCGCCCTGGCCCTGCTCGCGCTGGGCCTCGGCGCCGTCTACTGGTCGAAGTCGCTCGTCGTGGACCGCGAGATCACGGAACTGCGTCACAGCACCCGTGGCACCGACGCGACCCGTGCCAAGGCGGTCGAGGCGTTCCAGCTCGCCGACAAGGAGTCCGGGTTCAGCCGTCGCAAGCTGATCCGCAACTCGATGATCGGTGCCCTGGTGGCCTTCCCGCTGCCCGGTGTCGTCCTCGTCCGTGACTTCGCCCCGGCGGAGGACCCGAACGAGCTCCTGCGCCACACCTTCTGGAAGTCCGGCATGCGCCTGACGAAGGACCCGACGGGTCTGCCGATCAAGGCGTCGGACGTCACCATCGGTTCGGTCTTCCACGTCATCCCGGACGGCATGCTCGACTCCGAGCACATGCTCGAGGAGAAGGCCAAGGCCTCCGTCCTCCTCATGCGTCTCGACCCGAAGGACCTCAACCCCTCCGCGGGGCACGAGGACTGGGGCTACGACGGCATCGTCGCCTACTCCAAGATCTGCACCCACGTCGGGTGCCCGGTCGCGCTCTACGAGCAGCAGACGCACCACCTGCTGTGCCCGTGCCACCAGTCGACGTTCGACGTCTCGAACAACTGCGAGGTCATCTTCGGCCCGGCTGCACGTCCCCTCCCCCAACTTCCGATCGCGATCGACGACGACGGCTACCTGGTCGCACAGAGCGACTTCCACGAGCCGGTCGGACCGTCCTTCTGGGAGCGTGAACGCTGA